Proteins from one Aquicoccus sp. G2-2 genomic window:
- a CDS encoding type IV secretory system conjugative DNA transfer family protein, giving the protein MGKARIATGVLLVTLVTGAMGYTIASAVLSYQDLGFGAEIDFAYIAQNYMAILDRRPEDAQLIHLIIGSFAAAGLMLSLALSGSALTRFGQTHWQTAREMKANGFFGAPGTGFILGKLGPPGSRAKYICSKVFPHALIVAPTGRGKTTGFVIPNLLTWQGSAVTLDVKGECFEATARHRAAQGDKVYRFAPTDWEGKRTHRYNPLLRIFELKDPARQQMELQLLATLFLQSDNDRVQGLLKGGIDLFVAAGLLAFQRKRPTLGEIYRIAASGGNKQKEYFARGHEVDNRAAKLIFTRLASTNNDTLTSYVSLLMTSGLDQWQNPAIDEATSVSDFDFRTIRKKPFSVYLVVQPLMVKPLAPLIRLFFSDLLSAMQEKDPGPDEPWPVMIMLDEFNRLGKMPIVVESIETLRTYRGHLAVVTQTIPALDEIYGENTRRALQGNAGVKLYLTPSDEKTVEELSKAVGKTTKTVITRSQSIGKNPFEGRSQSTRTEESSLLPEDEARRLPLDEIVMVIDAQMPVRAKRIQYFDDRLFKAIHAAQTGELPFPKPGGGEPQSTLPLSVRAMPMTPPPDGSGGREADVEVARQAADGQSSGQTDVARKKTAPVVQAVIAEEQRQMEMDFGGQVAEAEIVGVDDEAQMRSAVDGLDDMEAMLQEGKREKLVAR; this is encoded by the coding sequence ATGGGAAAAGCGCGGATCGCGACTGGTGTGCTTCTCGTCACGCTGGTGACCGGGGCCATGGGCTATACCATCGCCTCGGCGGTGCTCTCTTATCAGGATCTCGGCTTCGGGGCCGAGATCGACTTCGCCTATATCGCGCAGAACTACATGGCGATCCTCGATCGCCGCCCGGAGGACGCGCAACTTATTCACCTGATCATCGGCAGCTTCGCGGCCGCCGGTCTGATGCTGAGCCTCGCCCTTTCAGGCTCGGCCCTGACACGCTTTGGCCAGACCCATTGGCAGACCGCGCGCGAGATGAAAGCCAACGGGTTTTTCGGGGCGCCCGGGACCGGGTTCATCCTTGGCAAGTTGGGGCCGCCGGGCTCCCGCGCGAAGTACATCTGCTCGAAGGTCTTCCCCCATGCGCTGATCGTGGCGCCCACGGGCCGCGGCAAGACCACGGGCTTCGTCATTCCGAACCTGCTGACCTGGCAAGGCTCCGCCGTGACGCTCGATGTGAAGGGCGAATGCTTTGAGGCCACGGCCCGGCATCGCGCAGCCCAAGGCGACAAGGTCTATCGCTTTGCCCCCACCGATTGGGAGGGCAAGCGCACGCATCGCTACAACCCGCTCCTGCGCATCTTTGAGCTGAAAGATCCTGCGCGCCAGCAGATGGAATTGCAGCTCCTGGCGACGCTCTTCCTGCAAAGCGACAATGACCGGGTGCAGGGGCTGCTCAAGGGCGGGATCGATCTCTTTGTGGCAGCAGGCCTGCTGGCGTTCCAGCGCAAGCGTCCGACCTTGGGCGAGATCTACCGCATCGCGGCCTCCGGTGGGAACAAGCAGAAGGAATACTTCGCGCGGGGCCACGAGGTGGACAACAGGGCCGCCAAGCTGATCTTCACGCGGCTGGCCTCGACCAACAACGACACGCTGACCTCATACGTCTCGCTCCTGATGACCTCAGGGCTCGATCAATGGCAGAACCCGGCCATCGATGAGGCGACGTCCGTGTCGGACTTTGATTTCCGCACGATCCGCAAGAAGCCCTTTTCGGTCTATCTCGTGGTCCAGCCGCTGATGGTGAAGCCGCTCGCGCCGCTGATCCGGCTGTTTTTCTCCGACCTGCTCTCGGCCATGCAGGAAAAGGATCCCGGGCCAGACGAGCCGTGGCCAGTGATGATCATGCTCGACGAATTCAACCGTCTCGGCAAGATGCCCATCGTGGTCGAGAGCATCGAGACCCTGCGGACCTATCGCGGGCATTTGGCCGTGGTCACGCAAACCATCCCCGCCCTCGATGAAATCTACGGCGAGAACACCCGCCGCGCTCTGCAAGGCAACGCGGGCGTAAAACTCTATCTGACGCCTTCGGATGAAAAAACCGTCGAAGAGCTCAGCAAGGCGGTCGGTAAGACCACGAAAACCGTCATCACGCGATCCCAGTCTATCGGCAAGAACCCCTTCGAGGGCCGCAGCCAGTCGACCCGGACCGAAGAAAGCTCCTTGCTCCCTGAAGACGAGGCGCGCCGCCTGCCGCTCGACGAGATCGTCATGGTCATCGACGCGCAAATGCCGGTCCGTGCAAAGCGGATCCAATATTTTGACGACCGGCTGTTCAAGGCGATCCACGCGGCACAGACGGGCGAGCTGCCGTTTCCGAAGCCGGGAGGCGGGGAACCTCAGAGCACGCTGCCGCTGAGTGTCCGCGCGATGCCGATGACACCGCCACCGGACGGGTCAGGCGGACGCGAGGCCGACGTTGAGGTCGCACGCCAGGCTGCTGATGGCCAATCGTCAGGGCAAACCGATGTCGCCCGAAAGAAGACTGCGCCTGTCGTTCAAGCCGTTATCGCCGAGGAACAGCGACAGATGGAAATGGATTTTGGGGGCCAGGTTGCGGAGGCCGAGATAGTGGGCGTGGATGATGAGGCGCAGATGCGCTCTGCTGTCGATGGCTTGGACGACATGGAAGCGATGCTGCAGGAGGGGAAACGCGAAAAGCTGGTTGCTCGATAG
- a CDS encoding LLM class oxidoreductase has translation MLDEPQLKAFQSLNRAYDSTFRPGQLSLGLVLPLEAYPHSAVPDLAGHLERARLADDLGFSALWLRDVPFNVPSFGDAGQVFDPFVYLGALAASTRKIGLGVASIVLPLRHPAHVAKASASADALSGGRVLLGVASGDRPEEYPALNMSFDDRGARFRDSVDYIRAMAEPYPHRNTTHGSLSGAMDMLPKPTGGRLPLLITGGSQQSPDWVARNGDGWMSYPRDAAAQSRVVTAYRQRVADAGLSDKPVMQSLYVDLVAQADAPPRPIHLGFRSGTDHLRRYLLQIRNQGINHVALNLRFNGSDIEDTMHRLAEDILPDFQT, from the coding sequence ATGTTGGATGAGCCGCAACTCAAAGCATTCCAAAGCCTCAACCGGGCTTATGATTCCACCTTCAGACCGGGGCAGCTCAGCCTCGGCCTTGTGCTGCCGCTGGAGGCGTATCCGCACAGCGCGGTGCCCGACTTGGCAGGTCATTTAGAGCGCGCCCGGCTGGCGGACGACCTTGGTTTCTCGGCTCTCTGGCTGCGGGATGTGCCGTTTAACGTGCCCTCTTTCGGGGATGCTGGACAGGTCTTCGATCCTTTCGTCTATCTTGGTGCGCTGGCAGCCTCTACGCGCAAAATCGGGCTTGGGGTTGCGAGCATCGTTCTGCCGTTGCGCCATCCAGCTCATGTGGCCAAGGCTTCCGCCTCGGCGGATGCGCTCTCTGGCGGGCGGGTGCTGCTGGGCGTCGCTTCAGGGGACCGGCCTGAAGAATATCCTGCGCTGAACATGAGCTTTGATGATCGCGGCGCGCGCTTCCGCGACAGTGTCGACTATATCCGCGCCATGGCCGAGCCATATCCCCATCGTAACACCACGCATGGCAGTCTTTCCGGTGCGATGGACATGCTTCCCAAGCCCACGGGAGGGCGGTTGCCCCTTCTGATCACCGGTGGCAGTCAGCAATCGCCGGATTGGGTCGCGCGAAACGGCGATGGTTGGATGAGCTATCCGCGCGACGCGGCAGCACAGAGCCGCGTGGTCACCGCATATCGCCAGCGGGTCGCCGATGCGGGGCTGTCCGACAAGCCGGTGATGCAATCGCTTTACGTAGATCTCGTTGCGCAGGCGGATGCGCCACCCCGTCCTATCCATCTGGGGTTTCGGTCGGGCACAGATCACCTGCGGCGCTACTTATTGCAGATCCGCAATCAGGGCATCAATCACGTCGCCCTAAACCTGCGCTTCAATGGTTCGGATATTGAAGACACCATGCATAGATTGGCAGAGGACATCCTGCCGGACTTCCAAACTTGA
- a CDS encoding LysR family transcriptional regulator: protein MDTDNLRLFVMAAERLNISAAGRALGLAPAVASARLAKLEQELGVELLRRTTRKVSLSLDGSDFLPYAREILAQADAAKAALGGSETGPKGILRFAAPSSFAQRHIMPLLPEFHALYPDLTLDLRLSDTRVDAIEGSFDLALRSAPLTDSSLKGRKLADDTRVLCASPSYLKAHGMPNGPSALQGHHLIAWADLERRELIGPNGETVRLDPTTMNCRIIVEDGDAQREATLAGAGVSINSLWSVSDELLSGQLVRILPAWRLNDDSVLWLVYPRSNVLTPKTRIFIDFLIWHLGNRAEWVG, encoded by the coding sequence GTGGATACTGACAACCTACGCCTCTTCGTCATGGCTGCCGAACGCCTGAACATTTCCGCCGCGGGGCGGGCACTTGGGCTTGCACCAGCTGTCGCCAGCGCACGGCTGGCTAAACTGGAACAAGAGCTTGGCGTAGAGCTATTGCGACGAACGACGCGAAAAGTGTCCCTATCTCTCGATGGCTCGGACTTCCTACCCTACGCGCGGGAAATCTTGGCGCAGGCAGATGCCGCCAAAGCGGCCCTCGGCGGCAGCGAAACCGGGCCTAAGGGGATTTTGCGATTTGCAGCACCAAGCAGCTTCGCGCAACGGCACATCATGCCGCTCCTGCCCGAATTTCACGCGCTTTATCCCGATCTGACGCTGGACCTGCGGCTGTCGGACACGCGTGTTGACGCGATTGAGGGCAGTTTCGATCTCGCCCTGCGCAGCGCACCCCTGACCGATAGCAGCTTAAAGGGCCGCAAATTGGCCGATGACACTCGCGTGCTTTGCGCGTCGCCCAGCTATCTAAAGGCCCATGGAATGCCGAACGGGCCGAGCGCTCTGCAAGGCCATCACTTGATCGCTTGGGCTGATCTTGAGCGGCGAGAGTTGATCGGCCCAAACGGCGAAACAGTGCGCCTTGATCCGACCACTATGAATTGCCGCATTATTGTAGAAGACGGCGATGCGCAACGCGAAGCGACCCTCGCTGGGGCGGGCGTATCGATCAACTCGCTTTGGAGTGTGTCTGATGAGCTTCTTTCGGGGCAGCTTGTCCGGATCTTGCCGGCTTGGAGGCTGAACGACGATTCAGTGCTATGGCTGGTTTATCCGCGCTCGAACGTGCTCACCCCAAAGACGCGAATTTTTATCGACTTCCTGATTTGGCATCTGGGAAATCGGGCAGAGTGGGTCGGGTAG
- a CDS encoding zinc-binding alcohol dehydrogenase family protein: MKAIGYNEAGSADNLAVVEVERPVIGPGDLLVAVKGISVNPVDVKLRAAVQPDDPPRVLGFDAAGVVAEIGDAVTGYKVGDEVYYAGDVTRTGTNAEFHAVDERIVGRKPATLDFTEAAGLPLTSITAWEMLFDAFRLTEGGGEGKTLLVIGGAGGVGSILIQLAKALTGLTVIATASRPETQDWVRKMGADHVVDHRGDLAVQVADLGLVPSYVAALTATDQHWDAIVNLIAPRGQIALIDDPDALDIKAAKPKALSIHWEFMFTRSMFGAEDIGAQRDLLDRVAEMIDVGTLQSTMTERGGALTAEALRAVHLRQESGRVIGKQVLGGF; the protein is encoded by the coding sequence ATGAAAGCTATCGGATATAACGAAGCGGGCAGTGCGGACAATCTCGCCGTGGTCGAGGTCGAGCGCCCCGTGATCGGGCCGGGCGATCTGCTGGTCGCGGTCAAAGGCATCTCGGTCAACCCGGTGGACGTCAAGCTGCGTGCTGCGGTGCAGCCGGATGACCCGCCACGCGTCTTGGGATTTGATGCAGCCGGGGTTGTTGCAGAAATCGGCGATGCGGTGACTGGCTACAAGGTCGGCGACGAGGTTTATTATGCCGGGGACGTGACTCGCACGGGCACAAACGCCGAATTCCACGCTGTCGACGAACGGATCGTCGGGCGCAAACCTGCCACCCTTGATTTTACCGAGGCAGCCGGGCTGCCCCTAACTTCGATCACCGCATGGGAGATGCTGTTTGATGCCTTCCGCCTAACCGAAGGCGGTGGAGAGGGCAAAACACTGCTTGTTATCGGCGGAGCCGGCGGGGTGGGGTCGATCCTGATCCAACTGGCCAAAGCGCTGACCGGTCTCACAGTTATCGCCACAGCTTCACGGCCGGAGACGCAAGATTGGGTGCGCAAAATGGGCGCTGATCACGTGGTGGACCATCGCGGCGATCTTGCCGTGCAGGTGGCTGACCTTGGGCTTGTCCCCAGCTACGTTGCGGCCTTGACCGCAACCGATCAGCATTGGGATGCGATCGTGAATTTGATTGCCCCACGCGGCCAGATCGCGTTGATCGACGACCCCGATGCGCTGGATATCAAAGCGGCGAAACCCAAGGCGCTGAGCATCCACTGGGAGTTCATGTTCACCCGCTCAATGTTCGGCGCTGAGGATATCGGCGCACAGCGTGACCTCTTGGACCGTGTTGCAGAGATGATCGACGTCGGCACTCTCCAGTCCACCATGACAGAACGCGGCGGAGCGCTGACCGCTGAAGCGCTGCGTGCCGTGCATCTGCGGCAAGAAAGCGGCCGTGTGATCGGCAAACAGGTTCTTGGCGGGTTTTAA